In the Theobroma cacao cultivar B97-61/B2 chromosome 1, Criollo_cocoa_genome_V2, whole genome shotgun sequence genome, one interval contains:
- the LOC18611073 gene encoding probable disease resistance protein At5g66900: protein MAAALVGGAALGAVFGELLRAVVEARKTLAQFRDALAELESTLSSIQPTIKAIESLNKLHDREHEMKPFMEIICTGEKLVRQCFKVHRWNFPKKTCYTYKLRGLKKKLDSFCLINMQIQLLRDNKETSYKMEQLAGEVRRLSSKGASGSDNGTFSEVAVVGSCEPPKPQGEVVGFDAPLTELKMKLFKDGVSVIVVSAQGGSGKTTLVQELCRDEGVKGKFKENIFYVTVSKAPNLEVILQKLLRLKDSRMPEFQNEEDALNHLEQNFRKMATNPILLILDDVWSGSESLVEKLKFTLPDYKILVTSRFAFPRFDFTYRLKPLNDDDAMTLFRHFAFSKDVDPDISDDLVNKVMKSCKGLPLALDVVGRSLRGQPVTIWRRRAKQRSKGESIFNSSNELLTCLQSSLDALDSKAGIRDCYLDLGSFPEDHWIPATALIDMWVEQYKLDEDDDAIFNLHELSTRNLVNLVVVRKDAREADGYYKEHFVTQHDLLRELAIYQSSLDPVEKRKRLIVELSRNNFPNWWLEEKQQTLGARLLSISTDETFTFSWGNIQAPEVEVVVLNFRTKNYTLPVFMEKMDKLKVLIVTNSSFYPAELSNFLLLSSLSNLRRIRLEKVSVPSLSKSSLHLKNLEKISLYMCNIGQAFGNGTKKMSDIFPNLLEIDIDYCDDLVELTDGLCDLVHLMKLSITNCHKLCALPEGIGKLVNLEVLRLASCTDLVRLPETIGSLSQLNIFDISDCLSIINMPVQIGELHNLRKLYMRGCSSCNLPPTITKLRRLKDVICDEETAYQWDCFKSYLSNLRVTVHEEDINLNWLRTCF from the exons ATGGCAGCAGCTTTGGTCGGAGGAGCGGCCTTAGGGGCAGTTTTTGGAGAGCTGCTTAGAGCCGTTGTAGAAGCGAGGAAAACACTTGCCCAGTTCCGTGATGCCTTGGCGGAACTGGAATCCACGCTATCATCCATACAGCCAACAATCAAAGCCATAGAATCACTCAACAAACTTCATGACAGGGAGCACGAAATGAAACCGTTCATGGAAATCATTTGTACAGGAGAGAAACTTGTCAGGCAGTGCTTCAAAGTCCATAGGTGGAACTTCCCCAAGAAGACTTGTTATACATACAAACTTCGTGGATTGAAGAAAAAGCTCGACAGCTTCTGTCTGATTAATATGCAAATACAGCTATTAAGAGACAACAAAGAAACGTCTTATAAAATGGAACAACTTGCTGGGGAAGTGAGAAGATTGAGTTCCAAAGGGGCGTCCGGTAGCGACAATGGGACGTTTAGTGAGGTTGCAGTTGTGGGTTCATGCGAACCTCCTAAGCCTCAAGGGGAAGTTGTTGGATTCGATGCGCCCTTGACCGAGCTAAAGATGAAGCTTTTTAAAGATGGGGTGTCGGTCATTGTTGTGTCTGCTCAGGGTGGATCCGGGAAGACAACCTTGGTTCAAGAGCTATGTCGGGATGAAGGAGTCAAAG gaaaatttaaagaaaacatcTTCTATGTGACTGTTTCAAAGGCACCCAACCTGGAGGTCATTTTGCAGAAATTACTCCGGCTTAAGGATTCTAGAATGCCTGAATTTCAGAATGAGGAGGATGCCCTGAACCACTTGGAACAAAACTTCAGGAAAATGGCAACCAATCCCATATTACTCATCCTGGACGATGTTTGGTCTGGATCTGAATCCCTTGTTGAGAAGTTAAAGTTTACATTGCCAGATTACAAGATCTTGGTAACATCAAGATTTGCCTTTCCAAGATTTGATTTTACATATCGTCTGAAACCattaaatgatgatgatgctaTGACTCTGTTTCGTCACTTTGCATTCTCGAAAGATGTGGATCCTGACATTTCAGATGATCTCGTGAATAAG GTAATGAAAAGCTGTAAGGGACTCCCACTGGCCCTTGACGTGGTTGGTAGATCACTTCGTGGGCAACCTGTTACAATCTGGCGACGTAGAGCAAAGCAGCGGTCTAAAGGAGAATCCATCTTTAATTCTAGCAATGAGCTGCTTACTTGTCTTCAAAGCAGTTTAGATGCGTTGGATAGTAAGGCAGGAATAAGGGACTGCTACCTGGACCTAGGTTCGTTCCCTGAAGATCACTGGATTCCTGCTACTGCCCTCATTGATATGTGGGTTGAGCAGTACAAActtgatgaagatgatgatgcCATTTTCAACCTCCATGAACTCTCTACCAGGAATCTAGTTAATCTTGTAGTCGTGAG GAAAGATGCACGTGAAGCTGATGGCTACTACAAAGAGCACTTTGTCACGCAACATGATCTTCTCAGAGAGCTGGCTATCTATCAGAGCAGCTTGGACCCcgtggaaaaaagaaagaggttaATTGTAGAGCTAAGCCGCAACAATTTTCCCAATTGGTGGTTGGAAGAAAAGCAGCAAACTCTTGGTGCCCGCCTTTTGTCTATCTCCACAG ATGAAACATTCACATTCAGCTGGGGCAACATCCAAGCACCAGAAGTTGAGGTTGTAGTTCTCAATTTTCGGACGAAGAACTACACCTTGCCTGTCTTCATGGAGAAAATGGATAAATTGAAGGTTTTGATAGTCACGAATAGCAGTTTTTACCCAGCTGAATTAAGTAACTTTCTGCTTCTGTCTTCTTTATCGAATCTAAGGAGAATTAGGTTAGAGAAGGTGTCAGTTCCTTCCCTCAGCAAGAGCTCTTTACACCTaaagaatttggaaaaaatatccttaTATATGTGTAATATCGGTCAGGCTTTTGGGAATGGCACTAAGAAGATGTCAGATATTTTTCCGAATCTTTTGGAAATTGACATTGACTATTGTGATGATCTGGTGGAACTGACTGATGGGTTGTGTGATCTTGTTCATCTGATGAAGCTCAGTATCACTAACTGCCACAAGCTTTGTGCACTGCCTGAAGGCATTGGAAAGCTGGTAAACTTAGAAGTGCTAAGGCTAGCATCCTGTACCGATCTTGTGAGGTTGCCCGAGACCATTGGGAGCTTATCCCAGCTTAATATTTTTGACATTTCCGACTGCCTGAGCATCATCAACATGCCGGTCCAGATTGGGGAACTGCACAATCTAAGGAAGCTCTATATGAGAGGGTGCTCTAGTTGTAACCTACCTCCAACAATCACAAAGCTTCGACGTTTGAAGGATGTCATATGCGATGAGGAGACTGCCTATCAATGGGATTGTTTCAAATCCTATCTCAGCAATCTAAGGGTAACAGTTCATGAAGAAGACATCAACTTGAACTGGCTCCGGACTTGTTTTTAA